TATTTATACAGATCAAACACAATTAGCCAGCGGATGATACGCACCATTTTGGACTGTGTATGTATGCATTTACAAGTGCTTCATACCAGTTCCAGACGGTATTCCAGATTGAGCTGAATCATCATTGGACACCGGCACAGTGTCTGGGCACTTAATATTAAGGGGAGTTTTAACTCCCTTTTTCGATTATAAACATTTGTACAGTGAGAGTTGTGTTGGTGAAAAGGAATCTAATTTGGAATTTGTCTGCACATCTGCAACgaattgtcattttttttttgttaagtctCATCTATAGTTGCATACTTTAAGTTATTGCGAATTTACGACCAACAAAGATCAGAATGCTACTCTCAAcggcaaacaaaagcacaccGTCACTGCCACATGTGAACCGCACGCGCCTTTCATTACCACCAGGGTGGTGTTGGATCTTATTGACAATTTTGGAGAAATCTGCCCGTCATGCTGTTTCAACCAGTTCTCATGATCAATTGGCGTGCTTTTTCGAGCCACATCTTCCATCCCCCGTGCCTTATCTAATCGTACCTCTCGTACAGTAAACAAAAGAACTGCGATCGTGTGCGTGCGTACGCGCAAAACCGGTCGTGGTATAAAAGGGACCAACATTGGCATGGGATGGTTTCAGTGCTGCTCGCAAATTGAAAGAGTGCGCTAGGTAAAGTGTAAAGTGTGTGACCGCTGCTCCAAATACGATGGAGATCGATTTGATGGTTCTGGTGCCACTGGTGGCCATCCTTGGCACCATCTACTACTATATCACGaaggataataaatattttcacgaCAAACCGATACCATCGATGGCTACAGAACCACTGTTCGGGAGCACTCGTCGATTGATGACGAAGAAGACTTCGTTCCATGACTTCATTATCGAGATATACAACAAATACCCGCTGGTAAAGTAAGTAGTGCGAGTGGAGAGTAATAaccaaaaaatgcattttgttttacattaaaataacaaagtGAATGTACGCAAGTGAAACACTTACCCAGCTTGATGTCTTCTTCGACTTTCTGGGGATGATCTTGACGATTCATAATTAACCATAACGGCAATACCGGTTTTACATGAAGAGATAACACCTTGGTGGGGACTGAAGAAATACATCATCTCGTGACAGAATTCTGCATGCTATCGCAAACGATATTTATCAAACGTCGTGTCATTCAGAACTGTGAATTAGGTGTTTCTGGACACGTCGCTGTTGTAGCGAATTGTTACTCCAATCTGCTTATCACTACTTCCGTTGTGTTGTTCCGCTAAATTTTATCGTTCAATGCTGACATCTCATCGCTAGGTGCCAACGATTGGAATGATGATAGATGCGTTACAGACAAAGTCTTGAAGACTGTGAGAAGTTTGGGAAGGAGTCCTTCAGTGTAGAGTTGTTCTTCGGTGTTTAAAATGGGTATAATTAACAAAGCATTGCGGTCTCTTGTTTTTCAGAGTCTTCGGCATGGTAGACACATTGCAGCCGGTGTTCGTTGTGCGTGATCCGGAACTTATCAAGCGGATTGGGGTAAAAGATTTCGAACATTTCGTCAACCATCGACCTGTGTTCGGTAACAACGATAATCCACACAACACGGCACTGTTCGGCAAGACGCTGATTGCGCTTAACGATCAAAAATGGCGCGATATGCGAGCAACGCTCAGTCCCGCCTTTACCGGTAGCAAGATGCGTCAGATGTTCGAACTGATCGTCGAGTGTAGTGCCAACATGGCGAAGCATTATAAAGAGGAAATCCGTATGAATGGTGTTAGCTCACGGGAGCACGAAATGAAGGACGTGTTTACGCGTTATGCTAACGATGTTATTGCGACGTGCGCGTTCGGCATTAAGGTAGACTCGCTCAAGAATGCTGACAACGATTTTTATGTAAATGGTAAAAAGATGATGGCATTTAACCGGCCGATTGTGATGTTAAAACTGATCGGATTCCGTGTTGTACCGAAGCTGATgaattggtttggtttggatcTGTTCGATCGCGAACAGGGTGATTACTTTACCGAGATCATCCGGGACACGTTGAAGACACGGGAAGCGCACGGTATCGTACGTCCGGATATGGTGAATCTACTGATGCAGGCACGTAAGGGAACTATCAAACGGGAGCAACGGGAGACAGAAGATCGCGAGGAAGTGAAAGGTTTTGCCACCGTGGAAGAGTCGGATGTGGGACAGACCGGCAAGGGTCTCCAGATGACTGAGCTGGAAA
The DNA window shown above is from Anopheles funestus chromosome 3RL, idAnoFuneDA-416_04, whole genome shotgun sequence and carries:
- the LOC125769800 gene encoding probable cytochrome P450 9f2, which translates into the protein MEIDLMVLVPLVAILGTIYYYITKDNKYFHDKPIPSMATEPLFGSTRRLMTKKTSFHDFIIEIYNKYPLVKVFGMVDTLQPVFVVRDPELIKRIGVKDFEHFVNHRPVFGNNDNPHNTALFGKTLIALNDQKWRDMRATLSPAFTGSKMRQMFELIVECSANMAKHYKEEIRMNGVSSREHEMKDVFTRYANDVIATCAFGIKVDSLKNADNDFYVNGKKMMAFNRPIVMLKLIGFRVVPKLMNWFGLDLFDREQGDYFTEIIRDTLKTREAHGIVRPDMVNLLMQARKGTIKREQRETEDREEVKGFATVEESDVGQTGKGLQMTELEMVAQCLIFFLAGFDTVSTCLTFLAYELTVNKDAQDKLYEEIRATSKSLGGSSLTYDALQNMQYMDMVVSEALRMWSPAPATDRLCVRDYVVDDGDRLKFTIDKGTAIFIPIAGLHHDPQYYPNPNKFDPERFSEQNREKINPNAYLPFGIGPRNCIGSRFALMEVKAIIYYMLQEFSFEPTPNTQIPLRLAKGFAGMRSEKGVFVEFRPRKKDNEVSM